A window of the Gossypium hirsutum isolate 1008001.06 chromosome A05, Gossypium_hirsutum_v2.1, whole genome shotgun sequence genome harbors these coding sequences:
- the LOC107903034 gene encoding uncharacterized protein, giving the protein MATAIITTTSLLLTCSALLLGFLPTTAHARPFPTEHSVDKFMEMIIRRNIWISTSTETAMEITGNDDRDDKGKVVPSPPVTAYSLPSQKLETPCGVGSTCNGLISMVTNFGKTAKSPPSPNPAPSKHQGTIEQPIQQSPLAPDFEFKSVAAAQSPPHPAPSKGQGIIEQPIQQRSSHDFQVLASF; this is encoded by the exons ATGGCTACTGCAATTATCACGACTACTTCTCTTCTTCTTACTTGTTCAGCGCTTCTTCTGGGTTTTCTTCCAACAACTGCTCATGCTAGACCCTTTCCAACAG AACATTCAGTTGACAAGTTCATGGAGATGATAATACGGAGGAATATTTGGATAAGTACTTCAACTGAAACCGCCATGGAAATAACCGGGAATGATGACCGTGATGACAAAGGAAAGGTGGTTCCATCGCCACCAGTGACAGCCTATTCTCTTCCATCTCAAAAGCTAGAAACACCATGTGGTGTGGGAAGTACATGcaatggtttaatttccatggTTACTAACTTCGGAAAGACCGCAAAATCACCGCCATCTCCAAATCCAGCACCATCAAAACATCAAGGAACGATTGAGCAGCCGATACAACAAAGTCCGTTGGCTCCAGATTTTGAGTTTAAATCCGTGGCTGCTGCACAATCACCACCTCATCCAGCACCCTCCAAAGGTCAAGGAATAATCGAGCAACCAATACAACAAAGATCATCTCATGATTTTCAAGTACTGGCTTCATTTTGA